The sequence GCGAAATTTCATTAAACCAGCGTTGAATACGATTAGTAATGGTCGTTGTATGGTGAGCACCTATACAGGTAATCGATAGTGACGGGGGTGTTTGGTGTGTGCCGGGTAAGCAGAGTTGCAGGTATTCTTGAAGCGCCTCTAGCAGTGCGTGCTTGGAGTCGAAACGTCGCGCACTAATTTCGTCCCAGCTGTTGCGTGTGATCATATCAAGCGACACTACGAGGTTGTCTTTGAATCCGCTATAACGTAATGCGTCGGCTTGGCCGCTTAGCCGTTGGATACCTAAGCCATCTAAACGGGATGTTGGCGATCGGCCAACGTTGAGTAGTAGAAGTGCATGTGTGGGGGCGGCTGCTTGTTTAAAGTGTTTATGGCTAAGCGAAGGGAGCGGCAGTGGCAGCCATTGAGCGAGTTGTGCGAGTATTTTTCGCACGTCAACATCGCTAATAGAGGGTGAGTGCTGTACGTCAAAAGAGGTGTTTTCGCTGATGATACCGTTCACATAACACCAGAGCAGTAGTTCGATCAAACTGAGCGTTGATTTAATAGCGGTGCTGTCACTGCTGAGTGCACTGCCGCTAATGTGCGAATAGGCTGTCCATACATTGACGCTGGTATCGTTGTCGTAGCGTTCAGTTAGCGAAATAATTTCTTCGCTTAGGTCATCTGAAATATTGGGGTTTATCCATTCAACTTTGCCTGGACGCCGCTCGAAGGTGGCTTGTAATTTTCGCCCCAATATTGTGAGTTCTTCTGTGGATATCGCGCGCACGGCGCCAGTTTCTGTGGCGAAATCTTGAATAAATCGATAGCTGTGGTTGAGTTCGTTGACTAACAGCGCACGCTCTTCGGTTACGTCGTTAGCCTTCCAATGGGCTCGCTGATCGAGCATGGCGATCTGTTGTTTTTGCCAGCCCCACTCATGAGTCAATCTTTCGAGCAAACATCGCTGCCAGGATTTTTCACGGCTGCGGGGTGGTTTTGAGAGCGGTTTATTCACTTTAAAATAAAAGCACCTGCGTGCTAATTCGAGACGAGTGGTAGCGTTTTTGGTGAGTAAATATTGCTCGATATGGCGAAAAATCATCATATAGCCATCAAGTTCATTAATATCGAGTTCACCTGCATAAACGTGCGCTTTAAAGCGGAGGGAAAGTGGTTCTACGTTGGGGTGCTGTCCCGCATAGGCTTCTAGCGATAATAATTTTAATACCGATTTATAGGGCGACTCTATCGCTTTATATAATTGCCAAATTCCGGCGCCTACAAATTCGCCATCTGGGATGGTGGCAATGCCACCAAAGTCGAGCAAGTTATCGTCGCGTAAAAAACGTTTTGTCAGAAGTGTATGGGTGTATTGCGCGTAATCATTTTCTTGCGTTGCGGGTACAAACCACCAAAGTGGTTTGCGGCCGCCCACCAGTATCGCTGTGCGGTAGAATTCATCGAGCAGCAATAGGCGTTGTGCGCTGCCGCTGGATTCATCATTTAAACTATCGATATGTCCTTGTTTAAAGGTTTCATGGTCCATTAAAAAGAAATGCACTTCTAAGCGAAACGTCATTGCCCATGTCGAAATTCGTTTTGCTTTTTCGTTTAAAGAGGCGATGGCGTTTGGTGCAAGCCCCGGTTTTACGCATAGCCAAATGTCTAGATCACTTTTTTCGCTTTGGGCAATGGTGCCCACGCTCCCCATGATGTACAGCGCGTAGATACTCTCGGGTTGAGACATGTCGAGGTTAGCGGTAAAACTGCGGGCTATTCGCCTGCCCAGAACCATTTCGGGCTTGCCTAGCGTGTAATCGCAGAGCCTTGAGGGTGTTTCCCGCGAGACAAAGCCGGGCATCATGGGGTGGTTAGTGTGAAAGAGTAGGGGTAATGCATCGAGTACGGGGCGCTGGCGTTCACTTAGAGCATTGCGCAAGCGCTCGAGACGATTCATGTTTATGGCCACGAATCGCTTATCGAGCTGGGTGAGATTTTGTCGGTCTAACCCTTGGCTTATTTCGCCAGGGTTAATCGCATGCGGTTTCACTGGAGCGCCAATATAACGTGAATTTGACCACAGTTTAGCAGCGAGAATGCCGAGGCGACGGGAAAAGTCGCCGTGTGTTTAGATTGTTTTTTTTACTCTGGCGCGAATGGTTTCACGCCCTTTTTGCCGACAAGTTGGTATTTTTCTTGTAGCGCATCTTTCACTAAAGAGGGCACAAATTTACTCACGTCGCCATTCAATGAGGCGATTTCTTTTACCAGTGAGGACGAAATATACGAGAGGTGCTCGGCCGGCGTTAGAAACAAGCTCTCCATTGAGGGCGCGAGTGCTCGGTTCATGTTGGCGAGCTGAAATTCGTATTCAAAATCGGATACGGCACGTAAACCACGTACTACGCCATATGCTTGCTTTTCTTCCACTAAATCTTTCAGTAAGCAATCAAAACCGCAAATTTCTATGTTGTCTATATGGCCGAGTACTTCATGTGCCAGCGCAACGCGCTCATCAATGGTAAAAAGCGGTTGTTTTCGGCTACTGGCAGCAACAGCAATAACCACCGAATCGAACAATTTGGCGGCGCGTTGTACCAGATCAATATGGCCATTAGTAATAGGGTCGAATGTGCCTGGGTAAACGACGCGTTTCATGGTCATAAGTATTCTCGGTAAAAGTGACGATAGTACGTTGCGACGATTTGCCGTAACAGTAGGGCCGCGTAGTTTAGCCTGAAGCGCGTGGCTACGCCAAAAAAAGTCAGCCGCGCCATTGATATAGCGCATAGCGCACATCACCAGCGTGTTTTTCTCGATGAGAATGCCAGCCGGCAGGTAACGCCATAGGGTGTGCTTTGGGCCATTCAATATACACCAGAGTATGGTTGTGCAGGGCGCCGTTAATGACTAATTGCGTTAGTGCGTCATGCCATAGGTCTTGTGCAAAGGGTGGGTCGAGAAAAATAATATCGAAGGGCCCAAGGGCGGGGGTGAGTAGCGTCAAGCCATTGCCTCTAAATACATTCGCCGCCGAGCACTCCAGTGTTGCTAAATTGGTGTCCAATTGCTGCGCTGCTTGCGGGTTCAATTCTGCAAACTGCACAAATTTCGACCCTCGAGATAAGGCCTCGAACCCTAGTGCACCAGATCCTGCAAATAAATCTAAACATCGGCTTCCGTGCACATAGGGCATAAGCCAATTAAAGAGTGTCTCGCGTACTCGGTCGCCCGTAGGCCGTAGGCCTTCAATGGGGGTGACCGCTAATTTTCGGCCTCGCCATTCACCACCAATGATACGGATAGTGGACGTCGTGTTTTTTTTGTGCTTTTTTCTGTCTAGAGGGCAAAAGAAATCGCTCCAATAATGGTAGGATGACGGCCAATCAATTATTGAAGCCGCAAGTCAATTATGATGTTTTTTAAGCGTAAGAAAAACACCCCTGAAGAATCTTCTCCTAAGAAGGCCGAGATCGAGCAGCCGCAAGAAAAACTCAGCCTATTGGCTAGAATGAAACGCGGCTTGTCGCGTACCAGCAGCCAGTTCTCTTCCGGCTTGGCCACCCTACTAATGGGCAAGAAGGCAATCAACGACGAATTGCTTGAAGAAATTGAAACCTTATTGTTAATGGCTGACGTGGGCGTAGATGCCACGACCGAAATTATCGATAATCTTACCGAGCGAGTCGCTCGCAAGCAGCTGGCCGATTCCGATGCCTTATTTACAGCGCTCAAAGATTCCTTAAGCGCTTTATTGCAGCAGGTAGAATCACCGTTAGTAATTGATTCGGAGAAGAAGCCCTACGTTATTCTTGTGGTAGGCGTAAATGGTGTGGGCAAAACAACAACTATTGGGAAGTTGGCAAAACGGCTTCAGAATGAAGGTAAATCGGTAATGTTGGCCGCAGGCGATACGTTTCGTGCAGCGGCTGTCGAACAGCTCGAAGTGTGGGGCGAGCGCAATGAGGTACCCGTTGTTGCGCAGCATACAGGGGCCGATAGTGCATCGGTCATATATGATGCCGTGCAGTCTGCGCAGTCGCGTGGTATTGATGTGGTAATAGCCGATACCGCCGGCCGCTTACACAATAAAAGTAACTTAATGGAAGAGCTCTCCAAAGTTAAACGCGTGATGGGAAAGATCGATGGCACAGCGCCTCACGAAATATTATTGGTGCTGGATGCAGGAACGGGGCAAAATGCGGTGAGCCAAACCGATCATTTTCTTAAGGCCGCAGGTGTTACGGGATTAGCGTTAACCAAGCTAGACGGTACTGCCAAAGGCGGTATTATTTTCGCCCTGAGTAAAAAACATCAATTACCGGTTCGCTTTATTGGCGTAGGCGAAGGCATTGATGACCTCCAACCTTTTTCCGCCAGCAACTTTATAGATGCGTTGTTTGGCGAGGGAAAAGCAGAATAATTAACAAACTCTACACAAGTATAATAACGTGATCAGCTTTAGTAACGTTAGCAAGCGCTATACGAGTGGCCATCAGGCTCTCGCAAATGTGTCTTTTGATATTGATGACCGCGAAATGGTGTTTCTCACTGGGCACTCTGGTGCCGGGAAAAGTACCCTAATGAAGCTCATTATGTTGATGGAGCGCCCAACGGCAGGCCAAGTTGTTATTGCAGGACGCAACTTAAATCGTATGCGCAGTGGCCAAATTCCCTTCCATCGCCGCCAAGTAGGGGTGGTGTTTCAAAACCACCAATTATTATTCGACCGTACCGTCTTCGAAAATGTGGCGTTGCCTTTGCAAGTAGCCGGCTACCAGTCGCGAGAAGTTGGCCGTCGAGTGCGTGCGGCACTCGATAAAGTTGGGCTCCTCGAAAAAGAAAAGCATACCCCCATTACGCTCTCTGGTGGTGAACAGCAGCGGGTGGGTATTGCGCGCGCAGTGGTCAATAAGCCCACCTTGCTTCTAGCGGACGAGCCTACCGGAAACCTCGACCCCGCTCTTTCGGCCGAAATAATGAATTTGTTTCGGCAATTTAATCAGTTTGGTGTAACCGTCATGATTGCCAGCCATGATATTGCGCTGATACGACGGTTGAATCATCGTGTACTGACGCTCTCAAAAGGTGAAATTATTCACGATGGTTGTTTGCCTCCCCGGGAAGCGCACTAATGGCAAAAATTGACGTAGGAGCGGTGCAAAGTCGAACGCGGTTCGGCGACAAGGCGAGTGCCTATTGGCAGCACCATTTAAGCTCTTTCGGGGGGAGCCTGCGTCGCTTGCTGCAAACGCCGGCACAAACGCTTATGACAGCGCTAGTGGTTGCCATAGCGTTATCGCTGCCTGCCACGCTATTAGTGTCGTTAAGTAATATTCAGCAGCTCGGCGATAGCTGGGATGCAAGCCCTAAAGTTTCGGTGTACTTGCATTTGCGTGCGCGCCCCGCAGCCATAGAACAGCTCATCAGTAAACTGGAGCGTCTTCCGGAAGTGGCAAGCGTTCAGTATTTGTCGGCGGAGCAAGTGCTCACTGACTTTCAACGACTGTCGGGGTTTGGTCAAGCGCTCGGTGGGCTTGATGACAACCCGTTGCCCGCCACTCTCGTCATTGCGCCTACGTCGAATGCCGCAGAGCCGAGTGTATTACAACAATTGGGCGAAACTATTGCCGCAGAGCCCATTGTGGATGAAGTATCGTTGGATATGGAATGGGTGCGGCGTTTGCGTGAGTTTATGGTGTTGGGCAAAAAAATTGTTGCGGCGCTCGCAGGTTTGCTTGGTTTGGGTGTTTTGCTGGCCATTGGTAATACTATTCGGCTCGCCATAGAGAACCGTAGAGACGAAATTATCGTATCTAAGTTAGTGGGCGGTACTAACGGTTTTGTGCGTCGTCCGTTTATCTACTGCGGGGGGTGGTACGGTTTTATGGGAGGCCTGCTAGCGAGCCTAATTGTCTCTGGAGGCTTTTCTATCATTGACGACACGGTTACTCAGCTTGCTTCTCTATACCAAAGTGACTTCACGCTACAATCGTTAGGTGTTACAGGTAGCTTACAGCTAGTGGGCTTAGGTACATTGCTTGGCTGGTTAGGCGCATGGCTCGCCGTAGGTCGACATTTGGTCAAAATTGAACCGAAATAGGGAAAAATGGTCGAAACGCTTGAAAATCTTGAATTTCAGCCTAATATTGCTCAACTGGCGAAAGTTTAGTTGATCGCTTAAAGAATATACTTGGAGGAATGCCGAATGGGCAAAAGTTTACAGACTGTAGAAATATTGGCGCCGGGTCAAAACCTGAATGCCTATATGCAGGTCGTGAACAGCTTCTCGATCCTAACTGCTGAAGAAGAAAAAGAGTTAGGCGAAAATTTGTATTACCGCGAAGACCTTGAAGCGGCGCGCCGTTTGGTGATGGCGCACTTACGTTTCGTGGTACACATTGCTAAATCCTATGCGGGATATGGTTTGTCGCAGGGAGATTTGATTCAAGAAGGCAATGTAGGGCTAATGAAAGCGGTAAAACGCTTCAATCCAGAAAAAGGCGTGCGCTTAGTGAGCTTTGCCGTGCACTGGATCAAAGCTGAAATACATGAATTTATTTTGCGTAATTGGCGAATTGTGAAAGTAGCGACAACCAAGGCGCAGCGCAAACTGTTCTTTAACTTGCGAGGCCAGAAAAAGCGCCTAGCATGGCTTACTAATTCCGAAGCTGAAGCTGTCGCGGCAGACCTAAACGTAGACGTTAAAAACGTACGTGAAATGGAAACTCGGTTATCGGCATTTGACGCCGCTTTTGATGCGGGCGCTGATGAAGATGACGAAACGGCATACAAAGCACCGGCTAACTACTTAGAAGATCGTCGCTACGACCCTTCTGTGATGTTAGAAAACGCCGACTGGACCGAAAATAGTGTGGCGGGCTTAGAGAGCGCACTAGAACTGCTTGATGATCGTAGCCGTGATATTTTACAGCAGCGTTGGTTGAGCGAAGACAAGTCTACATTGCACGATTTGGCGGGTAAATACGGCGTTTCTGCAGAGCGTATTCGTCAACTTGAAAAGAATGCAATGAAGAAAATGCGTGTTTCTATGGAAGCTTAGGTAGTGCCTAAAATACCGAAATCCTAGGACAGGAAAAGCCGCCCATCAGCGGCTTTTTTTATGTTCTTTAGGTAGAGGCGCATCACATTAAAATAAGGCGAATATGTCAGCAGAAGCAAAATTATTCTTGTTATTGGCCGCTTCTAATGGCGCTTTGGCCGTCATTTTAGGTGCATTTGGAGCCCATGGACTAAAAAATAGTGTCTCTGAACCCCTCCTTGCAGCGTGGCAAACTGGGGTTCAGTATCACTTCTACCATGTACTGGCGTTGGGCTTGGTTGCTTTGTTGTCTATGCAAGGTATTGCAGGCAATGGCTTAGCTATCGCGGGATGGTGCGGGTATTGTGTTGTTTAGTGGCAGCCTCTACGGGCTGGCGTTGGGAGGCCCACGGTGGCTTGGGCCAATAACACCGGTAGGCGGTTTATTGTTTATAGCAGGGTGGGTTGCGCTGTTTGTATCCATACTAAAGGTTAAGAGTTAATGAAACCCGAGTACAAGAAAAAACCGATCCGTAGCTATGTAATTCGTGCCGGGCGGATGACCGATGGTCAGAAAAATGCATTTGACCAATGGTGGTCGGTGTATGGTCTTAGTTTATTCGATGGAGAAATCAATCCCGCTGAGATTTTTGCGCAAGAAGCTCCCTTAGTGGTCGAAGTTGGTTTTGGGATGGGCGAATCACTTTTTGCTATGGCGAAAGCAGAGCCGGATAAAAACTTTATTGGTATAGAAGTCCATCCACCGGGCGTTGGCCGACTGATTAGTCTAGCGGGTATCGAAGGTCTCACTAACCTTAAAGTCTACATGGCAGACGCCGTGGACGTAATGAGTGATTGCATTCCTGCAAGCAGTACGGATCGATTTCAGTTGTTTTTTCCTGATCCTTGGCATAAAAAAAAGCACAACAAGCGCAGAATCGTACAGCCGACGTTTGTAGAGCAAGTGCGTAAAATATTGAAGCCCGATGGCCATTTTCATATGGCGACGGACTGGCAAGAATACGCGGACTACGCAATAGAGGTAATGACACTGGCAGCAGGTTACACTAATACAGCGGAAGCTTATTGTTTTGCTGAGCGCCCAATGTATAGGCCCAATACCAAGTTTGAGGCTCGGGGAGAGCGCTTAGGCCACGGTGTATGGGATATTGTATTCGCAAAGGTGTAGCTCCTATTCCCTTACGTAGCCCACTAGCGCCCTAGAATAAGAAACGAAATGCGAAAGATTAATCAGCTCATCAAAAACTGGAAACGCGGCACAGCCAGCTCTGAGAACGATCGCGTAGAGTCTTCACACAATAAAAAAAATAAAGCAGAGACCGCTATGGATTTCTCCTCCTCAGAAAGCCTGTGGGTAGAGCCTTTATGGGATTACTCTAAACGGGTGTATGCACGCAAAGGTATAGAGAAAATAGTGTTAGGGCTGCAAGATGAATATCATGCAAATGTGGATATTATTTTATGGTGTTGCTGGTTAGAAAAGGAAGGTATCGACCTTTCTGAAGAAGCGTTGGACGATGTGCTTATTACTATTGATACGGTTAATCAGCTTACATTAATAAAATTGAGAGAGGTTCGAGGGCATCTTAAAACAGCCTTTACACAGAAACAGGCCAGTATTATTGCAAAGCAAATCCTTAATGCAGAAATGATGCTAGAAAAAGTATTGTTGTATCGCCTGCAAGAACTAACGCGGCGTTTTGCCGATGTTATGAAGGATCCCGTTAAACCCCTAAATTTGCGCTATTATCTTGAGTTTTTAAGTATTCCTGACGCGCAATATATTGCTGAGACCGTGACGGGCACTTGTGTTCGGGCGGGTAGTAAATCCTTTGCTTAATCGGCCCATTTCATCAACGTCACGCATAAAAAAGCTCGCATAGCAGCCATTATTGCCCCATAGTTTGTGACAGCTAAAAAGATAAAGCCTGATTCAATTGGTAAAATGGCGTTACGACACTTCAATAACACCAAAGGCATCAGGCTTTGTCACCTTCTAACACTGCTCTTCATCAAATACTCAAATCCGTTCTTAGACCTGAATTGGAAGGTTTAGCTTCTCAGTACCATTTCGGCTAAAAATTGCGTAGTGCTAGTTGCCTGGATCAGTTAGTCGGCATGCTCATGCATCAACTTTCCGGCCGACAAAGTTTGCGTGATATCGAATCTAGCCTTGAAGCCCAGCTCTATGAGCCTTTATTTTTTAAGCGTCTCCATCCGTTAAAATGTTAATCGGGGAAACATAAATTTCGATTTAAAAACCCGCTTTCTTCTATGGATGCGAGCGCAATTGATCTGTCTCTTAAACTGTTCCCTTGGGTTGCGTATCGCGATGACACGGTAACGCTACGTGTAGGCCTTCACTATTCAACGGAAATCCCTGAGTTTGTTGCGCTTAGTGAAGGCAATGAAAATGATATGGTGGGGGCGAAAGTTTCGTTTCCCTAAGGGCAGGATTGTTGCGTTTGATAAGGGATATGTGGGCTACGAATGGTACGTAAGCCT is a genomic window of Teredinibacter purpureus containing:
- a CDS encoding class I adenylate cyclase, with the translated sequence MKPHAINPGEISQGLDRQNLTQLDKRFVAINMNRLERLRNALSERQRPVLDALPLLFHTNHPMMPGFVSRETPSRLCDYTLGKPEMVLGRRIARSFTANLDMSQPESIYALYIMGSVGTIAQSEKSDLDIWLCVKPGLAPNAIASLNEKAKRISTWAMTFRLEVHFFLMDHETFKQGHIDSLNDESSGSAQRLLLLDEFYRTAILVGGRKPLWWFVPATQENDYAQYTHTLLTKRFLRDDNLLDFGGIATIPDGEFVGAGIWQLYKAIESPYKSVLKLLSLEAYAGQHPNVEPLSLRFKAHVYAGELDINELDGYMMIFRHIEQYLLTKNATTRLELARRCFYFKVNKPLSKPPRSREKSWQRCLLERLTHEWGWQKQQIAMLDQRAHWKANDVTEERALLVNELNHSYRFIQDFATETGAVRAISTEELTILGRKLQATFERRPGKVEWINPNISDDLSEEIISLTERYDNDTSVNVWTAYSHISGSALSSDSTAIKSTLSLIELLLWCYVNGIISENTSFDVQHSPSISDVDVRKILAQLAQWLPLPLPSLSHKHFKQAAAPTHALLLLNVGRSPTSRLDGLGIQRLSGQADALRYSGFKDNLVVSLDMITRNSWDEISARRFDSKHALLEALQEYLQLCLPGTHQTPPSLSITCIGAHHTTTITNRIQRWFNEISHCYYSGRYPATTRYLFEMAGAYYSLQFRGPKLLIREHKTRNLLIDYLGEEQLAISPILFDSRALESHPMRTISHTISGGMGGRNWSGAIHIFYRRYDIGMEVYVVDEMGSITHREYHGSGEHSPLKPLHQFLRAIIERQTRLNQQLLYDFGIFPLHFYELIKTGPRFKAAPKLVSRQQPATAKFEVKAVAHKGSDGELVFDFYCDDQEFLGRTFNHQLYMVVAQYILKLRTSREHYAVYLTDLDLSLCIPLLSDAGRLTSGHYLKLKDRLEFRLNHAIGILLKT
- the coaD gene encoding pantetheine-phosphate adenylyltransferase, yielding MKRVVYPGTFDPITNGHIDLVQRAAKLFDSVVIAVAASSRKQPLFTIDERVALAHEVLGHIDNIEICGFDCLLKDLVEEKQAYGVVRGLRAVSDFEYEFQLANMNRALAPSMESLFLTPAEHLSYISSSLVKEIASLNGDVSKFVPSLVKDALQEKYQLVGKKGVKPFAPE
- the rsmD gene encoding 16S rRNA (guanine(966)-N(2))-methyltransferase RsmD → MIDWPSSYHYWSDFFCPLDRKKHKKNTTSTIRIIGGEWRGRKLAVTPIEGLRPTGDRVRETLFNWLMPYVHGSRCLDLFAGSGALGFEALSRGSKFVQFAELNPQAAQQLDTNLATLECSAANVFRGNGLTLLTPALGPFDIIFLDPPFAQDLWHDALTQLVINGALHNHTLVYIEWPKAHPMALPAGWHSHREKHAGDVRYALYQWRG
- the ftsY gene encoding signal recognition particle-docking protein FtsY, which encodes MFFKRKKNTPEESSPKKAEIEQPQEKLSLLARMKRGLSRTSSQFSSGLATLLMGKKAINDELLEEIETLLLMADVGVDATTEIIDNLTERVARKQLADSDALFTALKDSLSALLQQVESPLVIDSEKKPYVILVVGVNGVGKTTTIGKLAKRLQNEGKSVMLAAGDTFRAAAVEQLEVWGERNEVPVVAQHTGADSASVIYDAVQSAQSRGIDVVIADTAGRLHNKSNLMEELSKVKRVMGKIDGTAPHEILLVLDAGTGQNAVSQTDHFLKAAGVTGLALTKLDGTAKGGIIFALSKKHQLPVRFIGVGEGIDDLQPFSASNFIDALFGEGKAE
- the ftsE gene encoding cell division ATP-binding protein FtsE, translating into MISFSNVSKRYTSGHQALANVSFDIDDREMVFLTGHSGAGKSTLMKLIMLMERPTAGQVVIAGRNLNRMRSGQIPFHRRQVGVVFQNHQLLFDRTVFENVALPLQVAGYQSREVGRRVRAALDKVGLLEKEKHTPITLSGGEQQRVGIARAVVNKPTLLLADEPTGNLDPALSAEIMNLFRQFNQFGVTVMIASHDIALIRRLNHRVLTLSKGEIIHDGCLPPREAH
- the ftsX gene encoding permease-like cell division protein FtsX — translated: MAKIDVGAVQSRTRFGDKASAYWQHHLSSFGGSLRRLLQTPAQTLMTALVVAIALSLPATLLVSLSNIQQLGDSWDASPKVSVYLHLRARPAAIEQLISKLERLPEVASVQYLSAEQVLTDFQRLSGFGQALGGLDDNPLPATLVIAPTSNAAEPSVLQQLGETIAAEPIVDEVSLDMEWVRRLREFMVLGKKIVAALAGLLGLGVLLAIGNTIRLAIENRRDEIIVSKLVGGTNGFVRRPFIYCGGWYGFMGGLLASLIVSGGFSIIDDTVTQLASLYQSDFTLQSLGVTGSLQLVGLGTLLGWLGAWLAVGRHLVKIEPK
- the rpoH gene encoding RNA polymerase sigma factor RpoH translates to MGKSLQTVEILAPGQNLNAYMQVVNSFSILTAEEEKELGENLYYREDLEAARRLVMAHLRFVVHIAKSYAGYGLSQGDLIQEGNVGLMKAVKRFNPEKGVRLVSFAVHWIKAEIHEFILRNWRIVKVATTKAQRKLFFNLRGQKKRLAWLTNSEAEAVAADLNVDVKNVREMETRLSAFDAAFDAGADEDDETAYKAPANYLEDRRYDPSVMLENADWTENSVAGLESALELLDDRSRDILQQRWLSEDKSTLHDLAGKYGVSAERIRQLEKNAMKKMRVSMEA
- the trmB gene encoding tRNA (guanosine(46)-N7)-methyltransferase TrmB: MKPEYKKKPIRSYVIRAGRMTDGQKNAFDQWWSVYGLSLFDGEINPAEIFAQEAPLVVEVGFGMGESLFAMAKAEPDKNFIGIEVHPPGVGRLISLAGIEGLTNLKVYMADAVDVMSDCIPASSTDRFQLFFPDPWHKKKHNKRRIVQPTFVEQVRKILKPDGHFHMATDWQEYADYAIEVMTLAAGYTNTAEAYCFAERPMYRPNTKFEARGERLGHGVWDIVFAKV
- a CDS encoding TIGR02444 family protein, which produces MRKINQLIKNWKRGTASSENDRVESSHNKKNKAETAMDFSSSESLWVEPLWDYSKRVYARKGIEKIVLGLQDEYHANVDIILWCCWLEKEGIDLSEEALDDVLITIDTVNQLTLIKLREVRGHLKTAFTQKQASIIAKQILNAEMMLEKVLLYRLQELTRRFADVMKDPVKPLNLRYYLEFLSIPDAQYIAETVTGTCVRAGSKSFA